One Aegilops tauschii subsp. strangulata cultivar AL8/78 chromosome 7, Aet v6.0, whole genome shotgun sequence genomic window carries:
- the LOC141027000 gene encoding LOW QUALITY PROTEIN: uncharacterized protein (The sequence of the model RefSeq protein was modified relative to this genomic sequence to represent the inferred CDS: substituted 2 bases at 2 genomic stop codons) gives MFRSASSGQNNRDGRSLNDIGKDYGRQEHGVQQTPAKRSILRSRDSTKQIVQTQMPTKAQSGRCDGPAFLGGHTEEVQGNRISFDASRRIIGNKSIGVQGFGTVCTSKKSPTTKSNIGAISSTIQQHRKAIHVYEEGSKYRGSPRIDENTRQGPLKGSPVAFNMSGPSKGSPMAFKIVSEITNARRLSPRFTGQERHGKTKDLVEGITDEGKKYHSSPSISKETQRSQQQVAYNASTYCMVEAAQSLGCTSAGETGSSIAQCNIGEADSFMDLAVPCRNDAVACDKQQSSSSSAVSGPVAGDETDVVKSECDQTNEDTVDRIIMAPPTIVEKEMDNMFKEGIYPTIQEVTEALEPVGGMVFGSLDECFLFFCRYARKVGFAAKQSTSRRSTYDQQLEKXVFQCTKEGXNKTTERHVKERRSNCLIRTSCPVQITAKRDTNRRKWRRPGFHPVEETENNVVRSLFWTDSLYQDEFECAWKAAISLYKAEGNKHLNTLWELRNFWVPAYFKDCFYPFSSTTTHSESTNSMWKNYVDHKDTIKRFVNVYHMIQQNCLATLDKKRHRTEEKAPSLETGFPIERQASQVYTNEIFRKFQPELRNRTYFKCSDLAKGRQYFFKKIIEPGEKVWKPYPGEEFDRSEFRVDVDEQKEIYSCTCKKMSRDGIQCCHVLKVMDQTGMINQLPKSFVIPRWTRNLSESLKVLSTSQGDSMTIQDDETMRFGLAYAELSDICSNACRKEKAYRVLRECTEDMKIKVMAALAEEPDTSILAETLKNPPMSGSKGTKKGDRIKAGSEKKGKCNKAASKCGRCGVKGHRKTNCPDNPEVQERMRIEEEKRKSQQEKRARSMKWPTTSTTPSGTSNCLGQCTPSLGGRRK, from the exons ATGTTCAGGAGTGCGTCATCTGGTCAGAACAACAGGGACGGTCGGTCTTTGAACGACATCGGCAAGGATTATGGGAGGCAG GAGCATGGTGTGCAACAGACACCTGCCAAGAGGAGCATTCTAAGGAGCAGAGACTCCACTAAGCAGATTGTGCAG ACACAGATGCCCACAAAGGCGCAGAGCGGGCGTTGTGACGGCCCAGCGTTTCTAGGCGGTCATACTGAAGAGGTGCAGGGTAACAGAATTTCCTTTGATGCAAGCAGAAGGATCATTGGCAACAAAAGCATTGGTGTTCAAGGATTCGGTACGGTTTGCACAAGCAAGAAGAGCCCAACGACAAAATCAAACATAGGAGCAATAAGCTCTACCATACAGCAGCATCGGAAAGCAATACAT GTGTACGAGGAAGGAAGCAAGTATCGCGGTAGTCCGCGAATCGATGAAAACACAAGGCAAGGTCCTTTGAAAGGATCACCTGTGGCGTTCAACATGAGTGGTCCTTCCAAAGGATCTCCGATGGCATTCAAAATCGTCAGCGAAATCACCAATGCACGGAGGTTGTCGCCAAGATTTACTGGACAAGAGAGGCATGGGAAAACAAAG GATTTGGTGGAGGGGATAACAGATGAGGGAAAGAAATATCATAGTTCTCCATCCATTTCGAAGGAAACGCAACGTTCACAGCAGCAAGTAGCGTACAACGCCAGCACATATTGCATGGTAGAAGCAGCACAGTCCCTTGGTTGCACGAGTGCCGGAGAAACAGGGAGCAGCATTGCACAATGCAACATTGGAGAGGCAGACTCATTTATGGATTTGGCCGTGCCATGCAGAAACGACGCTGTTGCATGTGACAAACAacagagcagcagcagctccgCTGTAAGTGGACCTGTGGCTGGCGATGAGACTGATGTCGTCAAAAGTGAATGCGATCAGACGAACGAAGACACGGTAGACAGAATCATCATGGCGCCGCCGACCATTGTAGAGAAAGAAATGGACAACATGTTTAAAGAAGGCATATACCCAACGATTCAGGAGGTCACCGAAGCGCTCGAACCAGTGGGTGGTATGGTATTCGGATCATTGGATGAGTGCTTTTTGTTTTTCTGCAGATATGCTAGAAAGGTTGGCTTTGCTGCCAAGCAATCAACGAGCAGAAGATCGACATATGATCAGCAGCTTGAAAAGTAGGTGTTTCAGTGCACTAAGGAAGGGTAGAATAAAACAACTGAGAGACATGTTAAGGAGAGAAGGAGCAACTGCTTGATCCGGACAAGCTGCCCAGTCCAAATAACAGCCAAGAGGGATACAAATAGGAGGAAATG GCGGAGGCCGGGATTCCACCCTGTGGAAGAGACAGAGAACAATGTAGTGCGCAGCCTGTTCTGGACAGATTCCTTGT ATCAAGACGAGTTTGAGTGTGCCTGGAAAGCAGCAATTTCTCTGTACAAGGCGGAAGGCAACAAACACCTGAACACGCTATGGGAACTCCGAAATTTTTGGGTGCCGGCCTACTTCAAGGACTGTTTCTATCCTTTCTCGTCAACAACCACTCACAGTGAGAGCACGAATTCGATGTGGAAGAATTACGTCGACCACAAGGACACTATAAAAAGGTTTGTTAATGTGTATCACATGATTCAGCAAAATTGCCTCGCCACGCTTGACAAGAAAAGACACCGAACAGAAGAGAAGGCGCCATCACTAGAGACGGGTTTTCCGATTGAAAGACAAGCAAGTCAAGTATACACGAATGAAATTTTCAGGAAATTCCAGCCGGAGCTACGGAACCGGACTTACTTCAAGTGCTCTGACCTGGCAAAGGGGAGGCAGTATTTTTTTAAAAAGATTATTGAGCCTGGAGAAAAAGTGTGGAAACCATATCCGGGCGAGGAATTTGACAGGTCTGAGTTCAGGGTAGATGTGGATGAGCAAAAAGAAATATACAGTTGCACCTGCAAGAAAATGAGTAGGGATGGCATTCAGTGCTGCCATGTGCTTAAGGTGATGGACCAAACAGGCATGATCAATCAACTTCCAAAATCTTTTGTCATCCCCAGATGGACCAGGAATCTATCAGAGAGTCTGAAAGTTCTGTCTACAAGTCAAGGTGATAGCATGACCATACAAGACGATGAAACTATGAGATTCGGCCTCGCTTACGCTGAGTTGTCGGATATTTGTTCAAATGCTTGCAGAAAAGAGAAGGCATACCGTGTGCTGCGTGAGTGTACGGAagatatgaaaataaaagtcATGGCGGCACTTGCCGAGGAACCAGACACAAGCATTCTTGCCGAAACACTCAAGAACCCTCCCATGAGTGGCTCAAAGGGTACGAAAAAAGGAGATCGAATCAAAGCTGGTTCTGAGAAGAAAGGAAAATGCAACAAAGCCGCATCCAAGTGCGGCCGTTGTGGAGTAAAGGGTCACAGGAAAACAAACTGCCCGGATAACCCAGAAGTCCAGGAGAGGATGAGGATTGAAGAGGAAAAGAGGAAATCGCAGCAGGAGAAGAGGGCAAGGTCAATGAAATGGCCGACAACATCGACAACACCATCGGGGACATCAAACTGCTTAGGACAATGCACTCCAAGCCTAGGAGGAAGAC GTAAATAG